One genomic region from Streptomyces sp. NBC_01431 encodes:
- a CDS encoding GntR family transcriptional regulator yields MATDGSGSETEAGAGARTARVPKYYRLKRHLLEMTETLPPGTPVPPERTLAAEFDTSRTTVRQALQELVVEGRLERIQGKGTFVAKPKVSQPLQLSSYTEDMRAQGLEPTSQLLDIGYVTADDTLAGLLDITAGGRVLRIERLRLASGEPMAIETTHLSAKRFPALRRSLVKYTSLYTALAEVYGVRLAEAEETIETSLATPREAGLLGTDVGLPMLMLSRHSLDGDGEPVEWVRSVYRGDRYKFVARLKRPTD; encoded by the coding sequence ATGGCCACCGACGGGAGCGGCAGCGAGACGGAGGCGGGCGCCGGCGCCCGTACCGCCCGCGTGCCCAAGTACTACCGGCTCAAGCGCCACTTGCTGGAGATGACGGAGACCCTGCCGCCCGGCACCCCGGTGCCGCCCGAGCGCACCCTCGCCGCCGAGTTCGACACCTCCCGCACCACCGTGCGCCAGGCCCTTCAGGAGCTGGTCGTCGAGGGCCGCCTGGAGCGCATCCAGGGCAAGGGCACGTTCGTCGCCAAGCCGAAGGTCTCCCAGCCGCTCCAACTCTCCTCGTACACCGAGGACATGCGAGCCCAGGGCCTGGAACCGACCTCACAGCTCCTGGACATCGGCTACGTCACCGCCGACGACACCCTCGCCGGGTTGCTCGACATCACCGCGGGCGGCCGGGTGCTGCGCATCGAACGGCTGCGCCTGGCGAGCGGCGAGCCGATGGCCATCGAGACCACCCACCTGTCCGCCAAGCGCTTCCCCGCGCTGCGCCGCTCCCTGGTCAAGTACACCTCGCTCTACACCGCGCTCGCCGAGGTGTACGGAGTGCGCCTCGCGGAGGCCGAGGAGACCATCGAGACCTCGCTCGCCACCCCGCGCGAAGCTGGGCTGCTCGGCACCGATGTGGGCCTGCCCATGCTGATGCTGTCCCGCCACTCGCTCGACGGCGACGGCGAGCCGGTGGAGTGGGTGCGGTCGGTCTACCGGGGCGACCGGTACAAGTTCGTGGCGAGACTCAAGCGCCCCACCGACTGA